The following coding sequences lie in one Synechococcus sp. CC9902 genomic window:
- a CDS encoding YdcF family protein — translation MAGLKTGMVLGVALTVWLLGPGPMAPYRRALLNRSAPQMVLVLGGDVDRERMGARLARQLDLPLLVSGGSNREYATWLLQEERLNPERVTLDYRARDTLSNFTSLVDELQSDGIQHVLLVTSEDHLARSMAVGQVVAGSRGIHLTGVPVACSPDCDEEGRIKQISDWLRAMAWVITGRDLRDAANLGPEAR, via the coding sequence ATGGCAGGCCTCAAAACAGGCATGGTCTTGGGGGTTGCCCTAACGGTTTGGTTGCTCGGTCCTGGCCCGATGGCCCCGTATCGCCGCGCTTTGCTGAATCGCAGCGCACCTCAGATGGTCCTGGTTTTGGGTGGTGATGTGGATCGAGAACGGATGGGAGCGCGTTTAGCGCGGCAGTTGGATTTGCCCTTATTGGTGAGTGGAGGCAGTAATCGGGAATATGCCACCTGGCTATTGCAGGAGGAGCGCTTGAACCCTGAGCGGGTCACCCTCGACTACCGCGCTCGCGACACCCTCAGTAACTTCACGTCCCTCGTCGACGAGCTACAGAGCGACGGTATTCAACATGTGTTGCTCGTTACGAGCGAAGACCATCTGGCCCGTTCAATGGCGGTGGGTCAGGTCGTCGCAGGCAGTCGTGGGATTCACCTCACTGGTGTGCCGGTGGCTTGTTCCCCGGATTGTGATGAGGAGGGCCGTATAAAGCAGATCAGCGACTGGCTCCGAGCGATGGCTTGGGTGATCACTGGCCGTGATCTCAGGGATGCTGCAAACCTTGGTCCAGAAGCGCGTTGA
- a CDS encoding lysophospholipid acyltransferase family protein, giving the protein MSNSVQIISTAPSPSLTYRLVSGLLVFPIFRGLFRGSTQGNENVPKQGALVVAANHGSHLDPPILGHALGRPVAFMAKAELFDVPLLGRLIRALGAYPVRRGASDREAIRTATATLEAGWATGVFLDGTRQANGRVNAPLPGAALLAARSGAPLLPVAILNSHRALGSRQFWPRLVPIQLLIGTPIPPPVSRRRADLDATTALLQERINALLDQGLQHP; this is encoded by the coding sequence ATGAGCAACAGCGTCCAGATCATCTCCACCGCACCATCGCCAAGCCTCACCTATCGGCTGGTGAGCGGACTCTTGGTTTTCCCAATTTTTCGGGGGCTTTTCCGAGGATCAACCCAGGGCAATGAAAATGTTCCAAAGCAGGGTGCTCTCGTGGTGGCAGCCAACCATGGTTCCCATCTTGATCCGCCAATCCTTGGGCATGCCCTAGGGCGACCCGTGGCTTTTATGGCCAAAGCTGAATTGTTCGATGTGCCGTTGCTTGGACGGCTGATTCGAGCCCTCGGGGCGTACCCCGTCCGAAGGGGTGCCAGCGACAGGGAGGCCATTCGAACCGCAACGGCCACCCTGGAGGCAGGTTGGGCGACTGGGGTGTTCCTTGACGGCACCCGACAAGCCAATGGACGGGTGAACGCCCCATTACCCGGGGCTGCCCTACTCGCTGCTCGCAGCGGAGCTCCACTGCTGCCGGTCGCGATTCTCAACAGCCATCGTGCCCTCGGTAGCCGTCAATTTTGGCCACGCCTCGTTCCGATTCAGTTGCTGATCGGCACGCCTATTCCGCCTCCAGTCAGCCGGCGTCGTGCTGATCTCGACGCAACAACCGCGCTCCTCCAAGAACGGATCAACGCGCTTCTGGACCAAGGTTTGCAGCATCCCTGA
- the fabD gene encoding ACP S-malonyltransferase, translating into MAIAWVFPGQGSQKVGMADPLLSMSGANERFSQASELLGRDLLAICQGESGRGEGPDDLNDTRNTQPALFVIESLLVDNLIQQGRDASLVAGHSLGELVALYAAGAFNLETGLQLMKVRSELMAGAGGGAMTAVIGFDRSQLEELVRATDGVSIANDNSDAQVVISGRPDAVAAVSDQLTCKRAIPLAVSGAFHSPFMAEAAHQFSVTLDAMAFHDTRIPVLSNCDPSASNTGVDLKERLKQQMTTGVRWRETMVAMTEQGVDSLVEIGPGNVLSGLAKRSMAGVTTAQISSSGDLGQ; encoded by the coding sequence ATGGCAATCGCCTGGGTGTTCCCTGGCCAGGGCTCGCAGAAAGTGGGCATGGCCGATCCCCTTCTCAGCATGAGCGGGGCTAATGAACGGTTCAGCCAGGCTTCAGAGCTGCTCGGACGCGATCTACTCGCCATCTGCCAGGGAGAAAGTGGCCGTGGAGAGGGTCCAGATGACCTCAACGACACCCGGAATACTCAACCGGCTCTCTTTGTCATCGAGTCACTTCTGGTCGACAATTTGATCCAGCAGGGCAGAGATGCCTCTTTGGTGGCCGGTCACAGCCTGGGAGAGCTCGTGGCTCTCTATGCGGCAGGGGCCTTCAACTTGGAGACAGGTCTCCAACTCATGAAGGTGCGTTCCGAGCTCATGGCTGGAGCTGGTGGAGGCGCAATGACAGCGGTCATTGGTTTTGACCGCAGTCAGCTTGAAGAGCTTGTGCGAGCAACGGACGGTGTGAGCATCGCGAATGACAACAGCGACGCCCAAGTGGTGATTTCTGGTCGTCCTGATGCGGTCGCCGCGGTAAGCGATCAACTCACCTGCAAACGTGCCATCCCCCTCGCGGTGTCGGGAGCCTTCCACTCGCCGTTCATGGCAGAAGCCGCTCACCAATTCTCAGTCACCCTGGATGCCATGGCCTTCCATGACACGCGCATCCCGGTGTTGAGCAACTGCGACCCCAGTGCCTCCAACACAGGGGTGGATCTGAAGGAACGGCTCAAGCAACAGATGACCACAGGCGTGCGCTGGCGGGAAACCATGGTTGCCATGACCGAACAGGGCGTCGACAGCCTGGTGGAAATCGGCCCTGGCAACGTGCTCAGCGGCTTGGCGAAACGAAGCATGGCGGGCGTCACTACAGCGCAAATCAGTTCATCAGGTGATCTCGGCCAATGA
- a CDS encoding beta-ketoacyl-ACP synthase III has protein sequence MTDANLDPIALVEPLHNTSGVLLRGCGSATPTRSISNDELGKRVDTNDAWIRSRTGIAARRVVGAEESLGELSGLAAERALEMAGWKADSLDLIVLATSTPDDLFGSAPRLQARIGAINAVAFDLTAACSGFLFGLVTAAQYIRSGAMRRILVVGADQLSRWVDWDDRRSCVLFGDAAGALVIEASNDGKDDLEGFLLRSDGSRGAVLQLPQVTERRELIGDASHQRGGFEPIQMNGQEVYKFAVREVPAILASLLNSTGTSPESIDWLLLHQANQRILDAVAERFKIPNEQVLSNLAFYGNTSAATIPLMLDEAVRDGRIQPGHRIASSGFGAGLSWGAALLRWSGPA, from the coding sequence TTGACTGACGCCAACTTGGATCCCATCGCTTTGGTCGAGCCGCTCCACAACACCAGCGGTGTGTTGCTCCGGGGATGCGGGAGTGCCACACCAACCCGATCGATCAGCAATGACGAATTGGGCAAACGCGTGGACACCAACGATGCATGGATCCGCAGCCGAACTGGCATTGCCGCCCGTCGGGTCGTAGGTGCCGAAGAATCTTTAGGAGAGCTGAGTGGTTTAGCGGCAGAGCGAGCCCTGGAGATGGCGGGCTGGAAAGCGGACAGCCTCGACTTGATCGTTCTTGCCACCTCAACCCCTGACGATCTTTTCGGTTCCGCCCCGCGTCTGCAAGCCCGCATTGGAGCTATCAATGCCGTGGCCTTTGATCTCACCGCTGCCTGCAGTGGTTTTCTGTTTGGCCTCGTCACCGCAGCTCAGTACATCCGCAGCGGTGCCATGCGCCGCATCTTGGTCGTCGGTGCTGATCAACTCAGCCGTTGGGTGGACTGGGATGACCGTCGTTCTTGTGTGCTCTTCGGGGATGCCGCCGGAGCCCTTGTGATCGAGGCATCGAACGACGGAAAAGACGATCTAGAAGGATTTTTATTGCGATCCGACGGAAGTCGTGGAGCGGTCTTACAACTCCCACAGGTGACAGAACGACGCGAACTGATCGGCGATGCCAGTCATCAACGCGGAGGATTTGAACCGATCCAAATGAACGGCCAAGAGGTCTACAAATTCGCTGTTCGAGAAGTGCCGGCGATTCTGGCGTCGCTGCTGAACAGCACTGGGACCAGCCCAGAAAGCATCGACTGGTTGTTGTTACATCAAGCCAACCAACGCATCCTCGACGCCGTCGCGGAGCGTTTCAAGATTCCAAACGAACAGGTCCTCAGCAACCTCGCCTTTTACGGCAACACCTCTGCTGCAACCATTCCACTGATGCTGGATGAGGCGGTACGAGATGGTCGAATCCAACCGGGGCATCGCATCGCCAGCAGTGGCTTCGGTGCAGGATTGAGTTGGGGAGCAGCGCTTCTCCGATGGAGCGGGCCCGCCTAA
- the plsX gene encoding phosphate acyltransferase PlsX: MLPKDPDPSQAPEPRSKSTRPRAIRRLVIWYRRNSAVTTIVDSAASSASAAGTVAGTVVSGAGTVASSVLQPLVFDPLRRLQGGNDEDEIKDEDRLWVAVDGMGGDDAPGPILEGCLQAIERLPLKIRFVGEQDRVRAAAADLELEAILEKAQASGHLELVPSGPSIGMDDEATAVRRKRDASINVAMDLVKQGRATAVYSAGNSGAVMASAIFRLGRLKGIDRPAIGALFPTKDPGQPVLVLDVGANMDCKPTYLHQFALLGNIYSRDVLQVEQPRVGLLNIGEEECKGNELSLKTFELLKEESRLHFAGNCEGRDVLSGEFDVVVCDGFTGNVLLKFLESVGSVLLGVLRSELPRGRRGKVGSAFLISNLKRIKKRLDHAEHGGALLLGVNGIAVIGHGSSKALSVVSALRIAHSAASHGVMDDLAALQSGCD, encoded by the coding sequence TTGCTTCCGAAGGACCCTGATCCCTCCCAGGCCCCCGAGCCCAGGAGTAAAAGCACAAGGCCGCGGGCAATCCGCCGTCTTGTGATTTGGTACCGGCGGAATTCCGCCGTGACCACAATTGTTGATAGTGCGGCCAGCTCAGCGTCTGCAGCCGGAACCGTTGCAGGCACTGTTGTGTCTGGTGCTGGCACCGTTGCCAGCAGTGTTCTGCAGCCCCTGGTTTTTGATCCTCTGCGCCGCCTGCAGGGTGGGAATGACGAAGACGAGATCAAAGATGAAGATCGCCTGTGGGTTGCCGTCGATGGGATGGGTGGCGATGACGCACCAGGCCCCATTCTCGAGGGGTGTCTCCAAGCGATTGAGCGCCTGCCCTTAAAAATTCGATTTGTTGGCGAGCAGGATCGGGTGCGAGCTGCTGCTGCCGACCTAGAACTCGAAGCCATTCTGGAAAAAGCTCAAGCATCAGGCCACTTGGAGTTAGTGCCCAGCGGCCCTTCCATTGGCATGGATGACGAAGCGACAGCCGTTCGTCGAAAACGCGACGCAAGCATCAATGTGGCGATGGACCTGGTGAAGCAAGGTCGTGCCACAGCCGTCTACTCGGCTGGCAACTCAGGAGCAGTGATGGCCTCTGCGATCTTCCGTCTTGGACGACTCAAAGGAATCGACCGGCCGGCCATTGGTGCCTTGTTTCCCACCAAAGATCCCGGACAGCCCGTGCTTGTGCTCGATGTGGGGGCCAACATGGATTGCAAACCGACGTACCTACATCAGTTCGCCCTGCTGGGAAACATCTACAGCCGAGATGTCCTTCAGGTGGAACAGCCAAGGGTTGGTCTCCTCAACATTGGAGAAGAAGAATGCAAAGGCAACGAACTCTCCTTAAAAACCTTCGAACTGCTTAAGGAAGAGTCCAGACTTCACTTCGCTGGCAATTGCGAAGGCCGCGATGTGTTGTCGGGTGAATTTGATGTGGTGGTTTGCGATGGGTTTACCGGCAATGTGCTCCTGAAATTCCTGGAGTCGGTGGGCAGCGTTTTGCTCGGGGTCCTGCGGTCAGAACTTCCTCGAGGACGTCGGGGCAAGGTTGGGTCAGCGTTTCTCATCAGCAACCTGAAACGCATCAAAAAACGCCTTGATCACGCCGAACACGGTGGTGCTCTTCTCTTGGGAGTGAACGGGATCGCCGTGATCGGGCACGGAAGCAGCAAAGCTCTTTCTGTCGTGAGTGCCCTACGCATCGCCCACTCCGCCGCAAGCCATGGCGTTATGGATGATCTGGCTGCATTGCAGAGCGGCTGTGATTGA
- the rpaB gene encoding response regulator transcription factor RpaB, translated as MTATAPSKETILVVDDEASIRRILETRLSMIGYNVVTACDGTEALELFPNCMPDLVVLDVMMPKLDGYGVCQELRKESDVPIVMLTALGDVADRITGLELGADDYVVKPFSPKELEARIRCVLRRVEKEAIAGIPNSGVIQVSDLRIDTNKRQVFRNDERIRLTGMEFSLLELLVSRSGEPFNRGEILKEVWGYTPERHVDTRVVDVHISRLRSKLEDDPANPELILTARGTGYLFQRIIDSVASEGP; from the coding sequence ATGACGGCCACGGCTCCCTCCAAGGAAACAATTCTCGTGGTCGATGACGAGGCCTCGATCAGACGGATTCTGGAAACCAGGCTCTCGATGATCGGGTACAACGTCGTGACCGCTTGCGACGGCACTGAGGCTCTGGAGTTGTTCCCCAACTGCATGCCGGATCTCGTGGTGCTCGACGTGATGATGCCAAAGCTGGATGGCTATGGCGTCTGCCAAGAGCTCCGCAAGGAATCGGATGTTCCGATCGTGATGCTGACAGCCCTGGGCGATGTCGCCGACCGGATCACCGGACTGGAGCTCGGCGCTGACGATTACGTGGTGAAACCATTCAGCCCGAAGGAGCTGGAAGCACGGATCCGCTGCGTTCTTCGCAGGGTGGAGAAGGAGGCCATTGCAGGGATACCCAACTCTGGTGTGATCCAGGTCTCCGACCTACGCATCGACACCAACAAACGCCAAGTGTTCCGCAACGATGAGCGCATCCGGCTCACAGGCATGGAATTCAGCCTGCTGGAATTGCTGGTCTCGCGTTCCGGAGAACCGTTTAACCGTGGGGAAATTCTGAAAGAAGTGTGGGGTTACACCCCAGAACGCCACGTTGATACTCGTGTGGTTGATGTTCATATCTCCCGGCTTCGTTCCAAACTGGAAGATGATCCTGCTAACCCTGAGTTAATCCTCACGGCTCGCGGTACCGGCTACCTGTTCCAGCGCATCATCGACTCCGTTGCTTCCGAAGGACCCTGA
- the radA gene encoding DNA repair protein RadA: MPKPTAIFVCQACGAKARQFFGRCPECGSWNSLVEQSQPSTDGRRRRAAPDQKDAPSPRRSTAMASLDDQPLQRLPTGSSEFDRVLGSGLVPGSLVLVGGDPGIGKSTLLLQSASAMAAHSSVLYVSAEESAQQVKLRWQRLAGETSDLQLLAETDLDLVLEELEALRPAVAIIDSIQALHDPNLTSAPGSVGQVRECAASLQRLAKRQNTALLLVGHVTKEGMLAGPKVLEHLVDAVLTFEGDRFASHRLLRAVKNRFGATHELGLFEMQAGGLAEVGNPSELFLSDARASGVATIVACEGTRSLVVDLQALVNVTSYASPRRTATGIGTNRLHQILAVLEKHMGIPLSRFDCYLAVAGGLDVEEPAADLGVAAAVVASFRDLTLPPGTVLIGELGLGGQLRPVGQLELRLQEAARLGFRRAVVPSGSGLGALASGLDLALLEAANVTEALVLALGDEVRTEPN, translated from the coding sequence TTGCCTAAGCCCACCGCCATTTTTGTCTGCCAGGCCTGTGGCGCTAAGGCTCGACAGTTCTTTGGACGTTGTCCTGAGTGCGGGAGTTGGAATTCCCTTGTTGAGCAATCACAGCCATCCACCGATGGCCGCCGCCGCCGTGCTGCTCCAGACCAGAAGGATGCTCCTTCGCCCCGACGCTCGACGGCAATGGCCTCGTTGGACGATCAACCGCTGCAGCGTTTGCCGACGGGCTCTTCTGAGTTCGATCGGGTGTTGGGGAGCGGTTTGGTGCCCGGTTCACTCGTTCTTGTGGGGGGTGATCCTGGTATTGGCAAAAGCACCCTTCTTTTGCAGAGCGCTTCGGCCATGGCGGCCCACAGCTCTGTTCTCTACGTGAGTGCAGAGGAATCTGCGCAGCAAGTGAAATTGCGATGGCAGCGACTGGCGGGGGAGACCTCCGATTTGCAATTGCTGGCCGAGACGGATCTCGACTTGGTTTTGGAGGAGCTTGAAGCGCTTCGACCGGCGGTCGCGATCATTGACAGCATCCAGGCGTTGCATGACCCCAACCTCACGAGCGCCCCTGGATCTGTGGGACAGGTGCGGGAATGTGCCGCATCACTTCAGCGTTTGGCCAAGCGCCAGAACACGGCTCTCCTCCTCGTGGGACATGTGACCAAAGAGGGGATGTTGGCGGGCCCCAAGGTGCTTGAGCACTTGGTGGATGCGGTGCTCACCTTTGAAGGTGACCGATTTGCCAGCCATCGACTGCTGCGTGCTGTGAAAAATCGTTTTGGTGCCACCCATGAATTAGGCCTGTTTGAAATGCAGGCCGGCGGCTTGGCAGAAGTGGGCAACCCCAGTGAGCTTTTCCTCAGTGATGCCCGTGCATCAGGGGTTGCGACCATCGTGGCCTGTGAGGGTACCCGCTCCCTGGTAGTGGATCTTCAGGCGTTGGTGAACGTCACCAGCTATGCCAGTCCGCGCCGAACAGCTACGGGCATCGGCACCAATCGTTTGCACCAGATCTTGGCGGTGTTGGAGAAGCACATGGGCATTCCCCTGTCCCGTTTCGATTGCTACCTCGCTGTAGCTGGAGGGCTGGATGTGGAGGAGCCAGCTGCCGACCTTGGAGTGGCAGCTGCGGTGGTGGCAAGTTTTCGAGACCTCACACTCCCCCCGGGGACCGTGTTGATCGGAGAACTCGGGTTAGGAGGGCAACTCAGGCCGGTCGGTCAACTTGAGCTGCGTTTGCAAGAAGCGGCTCGGCTGGGGTTTCGACGCGCAGTCGTCCCATCCGGTAGTGGTTTAGGGGCATTAGCCTCCGGGTTGGATCTGGCCTTGCTTGAGGCCGCCAATGTCACCGAGGCGCTTGTTTTAGCGCTCGGTGATGAGGTGCGGACTGAGCCGAATTAG
- a CDS encoding photosystem I assembly protein Ycf3, with product MTGPSGWSDINRRAVPRSNRNDNFIDKSFTVMADLIVKLLPINARSKEAYVYYRDGLSAQNDGDYAEALENYDEALKLETDPTDRGETLKNMAIIYMSNGEEERAIETYQKALDENPKQPSCLKNMGLIFEKWGRIAEESGQQDDADRWFDQAADVWTQAVRLNPGGYLDIENWLKSTGRSNVDVYF from the coding sequence ATGACAGGCCCGTCAGGATGGAGTGACATCAACCGGCGCGCCGTGCCCCGCAGCAACCGCAACGACAACTTCATCGACAAAAGCTTCACGGTGATGGCGGACTTAATCGTCAAACTGCTGCCGATTAATGCCCGTTCGAAAGAGGCCTACGTCTATTACCGCGACGGACTATCCGCCCAAAATGATGGCGACTACGCCGAAGCACTCGAAAACTACGACGAGGCCCTAAAGCTTGAAACAGACCCCACCGACCGCGGTGAAACCCTCAAGAACATGGCGATTATTTACATGTCGAACGGTGAGGAGGAACGGGCGATCGAGACGTACCAAAAAGCTTTAGATGAAAACCCAAAACAACCCTCATGCCTCAAAAACATGGGACTGATCTTTGAAAAATGGGGCCGAATCGCTGAAGAAAGTGGTCAACAAGATGATGCAGATCGCTGGTTTGACCAGGCTGCAGACGTCTGGACTCAAGCGGTACGTCTCAATCCAGGCGGTTACCTCGATATCGAAAATTGGTTGAAATCCACCGGTCGCAGCAATGTCGACGTGTACTTCTAG
- a CDS encoding heavy metal translocating P-type ATPase: MQTVVLDVEGMKCGGCVSAVERTLLEQPGVQRADVNLVSRAAWLDLAESDGNVDEVLAALAARGFPARERSLEFQPGLKGATGSTGLSWWRQWRQLMVALVLLLLSVMGHLSEAGQLSVPVIGSLPFHAGLATVALFGPGRQILSGGIKAARVGAPSMDTLVGLGVGSAYLASLAALVWPTVGWPCFFNEPVMLLGFVLLGRFLEERARFRTGQALQQLAQLQPETARLVLTDGEIREVRVGALRPGERVQLLAGDRIPVDGVVREGLSAVDVSSLTGEPMPLQVEPGTELSSGSLNLEAPLVLEVSRVGSDTALARIIRLVEQAQARRAPIQGLADRVAGRFCYGVMALALATFLFWWLFGASHWPEVLQANAPGLPHAHGMVHGAQTHHSGLGSGATTPIGLALQLTIAVLVVACPCALGLATPTVITVSTGLAARRGWLFRGGDVIETAAALDQVVFDKTGTLTLGRPLVTDVFGEDPNLLLQWAASLEQSSRHPLAYALLQEAQRRDLALIDVTRVSTVSGEGLWGELDGVVGDLRVGKPAWLQSFGVDFSAGATAWLAAAQGSVVAVSAGQVLVGLLQVEDKQRPDVAPSLERLRASGLKLAIFSGDREVAVRRLGERLGFAEADLGWQMLPQQKLERLEQLRQEGRVAMVGDGINDAPALAAADLGIAIGTGTQIAQDTADMVLLGDRLDNLPEALSLARRTLNKVRQNLFWAFGYNLIALPVAAGVLLPSQGVLLSPPFAALLMALSSITVVVNALALRI, encoded by the coding sequence ATGCAGACCGTCGTCCTGGATGTGGAAGGGATGAAGTGTGGCGGTTGCGTGTCCGCGGTGGAACGCACGTTGCTTGAGCAGCCGGGTGTGCAGCGGGCTGATGTGAATTTGGTGAGTCGTGCAGCTTGGCTGGATTTGGCTGAGTCCGACGGCAATGTCGACGAGGTGCTGGCGGCTTTGGCGGCGCGGGGATTCCCAGCCCGTGAGCGTTCCTTGGAGTTTCAGCCGGGTCTTAAGGGGGCGACTGGATCCACCGGTCTGAGTTGGTGGCGTCAGTGGCGTCAGTTGATGGTGGCGCTGGTGCTGTTGCTGCTGTCGGTGATGGGACACCTCAGCGAAGCCGGGCAATTGTCAGTGCCGGTGATTGGAAGCCTCCCGTTCCACGCGGGATTGGCGACCGTCGCCTTGTTTGGTCCAGGTCGCCAGATCCTGTCTGGGGGCATAAAAGCAGCCCGTGTTGGTGCCCCGAGCATGGACACCTTGGTGGGGCTGGGGGTGGGCAGCGCCTATCTGGCGAGCTTGGCGGCCTTGGTGTGGCCCACGGTGGGTTGGCCGTGCTTTTTCAACGAGCCGGTGATGTTGCTGGGATTTGTGCTTTTGGGGCGCTTCCTCGAAGAACGGGCTCGTTTCCGAACGGGGCAGGCCCTCCAGCAACTAGCTCAATTGCAGCCTGAGACGGCTCGTTTGGTGTTAACGGATGGTGAGATTCGTGAGGTCAGAGTTGGAGCTCTGCGGCCAGGTGAACGCGTCCAACTTCTGGCCGGGGATCGCATTCCTGTTGATGGAGTTGTTCGTGAGGGGCTTTCGGCGGTGGATGTCTCGAGCCTCACCGGAGAACCAATGCCTCTCCAAGTGGAGCCTGGTACTGAGCTGTCGTCCGGCAGTTTGAATTTGGAAGCGCCGCTCGTTCTTGAAGTGAGCCGGGTGGGTTCCGACACTGCTCTTGCTCGCATTATTCGGCTGGTTGAGCAGGCCCAGGCACGCCGAGCCCCCATTCAAGGGTTGGCGGATCGGGTGGCAGGACGGTTTTGCTACGGCGTGATGGCCTTGGCCCTAGCCACCTTTTTGTTTTGGTGGCTCTTTGGTGCGTCCCATTGGCCCGAGGTGTTGCAGGCCAATGCTCCTGGTCTGCCCCATGCCCATGGCATGGTTCATGGCGCTCAGACCCATCACAGTGGATTGGGCAGTGGTGCCACCACGCCGATCGGCTTAGCGCTCCAGCTCACCATTGCCGTGCTTGTGGTGGCCTGCCCCTGCGCTTTGGGCTTGGCAACTCCCACGGTGATTACCGTCTCCACCGGTTTAGCGGCGAGACGCGGTTGGTTGTTTCGAGGTGGTGATGTGATCGAAACCGCAGCTGCTCTAGATCAGGTGGTCTTCGACAAGACCGGCACGCTCACATTGGGGCGGCCGCTGGTCACCGACGTTTTTGGTGAAGATCCCAATCTTTTGTTGCAGTGGGCAGCGAGCCTGGAGCAGAGCAGCCGCCATCCGCTGGCCTATGCCCTGCTGCAAGAGGCGCAACGGCGCGACTTGGCCTTGATCGATGTAACCCGTGTATCCACTGTGTCTGGGGAAGGACTTTGGGGTGAGCTGGACGGGGTGGTCGGTGACCTTCGGGTTGGAAAGCCCGCTTGGCTGCAAAGTTTCGGTGTCGACTTCTCCGCTGGAGCAACGGCCTGGTTGGCCGCGGCTCAGGGATCGGTGGTTGCGGTCTCGGCTGGACAGGTATTGGTTGGATTACTGCAAGTTGAAGACAAGCAACGGCCTGATGTCGCCCCTTCATTGGAGAGGCTCCGCGCCTCCGGTCTCAAGCTCGCCATCTTCAGTGGTGACCGTGAAGTGGCAGTACGTCGCCTCGGGGAGAGGCTGGGCTTCGCCGAAGCTGACCTCGGTTGGCAGATGCTTCCTCAACAGAAACTCGAGCGATTGGAGCAGCTCCGTCAAGAAGGGCGGGTGGCGATGGTGGGTGATGGCATCAATGACGCACCTGCTTTGGCCGCGGCTGATTTGGGCATTGCCATCGGTACAGGTACCCAGATTGCGCAGGACACCGCCGATATGGTCTTGCTCGGCGATCGTTTGGACAACCTTCCCGAAGCGCTTTCATTGGCTCGGCGCACTCTGAATAAAGTCCGCCAGAACCTTTTTTGGGCTTTTGGGTACAACCTGATTGCTCTTCCGGTCGCGGCCGGTGTTTTGCTGCCGAGTCAAGGCGTGTTGCTCTCACCGCCTTTCGCGGCCCTGTTGATGGCTCTGAGCTCGATCACAGTGGTTGTGAATGCTTTGGCTTTACGGATATGA
- the tmk gene encoding dTMP kinase — translation MTGRFIVLDGIDGCGKSTQIRHLAQWLPASGLMPSTAQLICTREPGGTPLGQSIRELLLHTEADQVPSVTAELLLYAADRAQHVDTVIRPALLRGDWVLSDRFAGSTLAYQGYGRGLDRQLITRLESIATTGLEPDLTAWLMVPVEVSLQRRHGEKEDRIEAEGRAFLRRVADGFAVLAEQRNWSQIDAQQSVSKLSQVLEQTLRETLQ, via the coding sequence ATGACTGGCCGCTTCATCGTTCTCGACGGGATCGACGGCTGCGGCAAATCCACTCAAATTCGTCACCTTGCTCAATGGTTGCCCGCGAGTGGCTTAATGCCTTCCACGGCCCAACTGATCTGTACCCGTGAGCCTGGCGGGACTCCCTTGGGCCAGTCGATTCGCGAGTTGTTGCTGCATACCGAAGCCGATCAGGTGCCATCTGTCACAGCGGAGCTCCTTCTCTATGCCGCGGATCGTGCACAGCATGTGGATACGGTGATTCGCCCGGCTCTTCTGCGGGGAGATTGGGTGTTGAGCGATCGCTTTGCTGGATCCACCCTTGCGTATCAGGGCTATGGCCGCGGCTTGGATCGACAGTTGATTACCCGTCTGGAATCGATCGCGACCACTGGTTTAGAGCCGGATCTCACCGCTTGGTTGATGGTGCCGGTGGAGGTGAGCTTGCAGCGTCGTCATGGTGAGAAAGAGGATCGAATCGAGGCCGAAGGGCGTGCCTTTTTGCGTCGCGTCGCTGATGGTTTTGCTGTCCTTGCCGAGCAACGCAATTGGTCTCAAATTGATGCACAACAGTCCGTGTCGAAACTCAGCCAGGTGTTGGAACAAACCCTGCGGGAGACCCTGCAGTGA